The following are encoded together in the Ictalurus punctatus breed USDA103 chromosome 1, Coco_2.0, whole genome shotgun sequence genome:
- the ensab gene encoding endosulfine alpha b, whose product MSDNQDTETLSGECGETQESQDPNSNPVRTEEAKLKAKYPNLGQKPGGSDFLMKRLQKGQKYFDSGDYNMAKAKMKNKQLPAATGPEKSIVTGDHIPTPQDLPQRKSSLVTSKLVG is encoded by the exons ATGTCAGATAACCAGGATACCGAGACGTTATCGGGAGAGTGCGGTGAGACACAG GAATCTCAGGACCCTAATTCAAATCCTGTGAGAACAGAGGAGGCCAAACTAAAAGCAAAGTATCCTAATTTGGGCCAGAAGCCAGGAGGATCAGACTTTTTGATGAAAAGACTTCAGAAAGGA caaaagtACTTTGATTCAGGTGATTACAACATGGCCAAGGCAAAGATGAAGAATAAGCAACTACCAGCAGCAACTGGTCCAGAAAAGAGTATCGTGACCGGTGATCACATTCCAACTCCGCAGGACTTGCCACAAAGAAAGTCCTCCTTAGTCACAAGCAAACTGGTTGGCTAA
- the mcl1b gene encoding induced myeloid leukemia cell differentiation protein Mcl-1b, producing MCAQLNAENGNLSMMFSPKDLSLTVPNVSSGYKEKPLAVVAPFQRPILNLGISSENQRGLSDGSLPTSPEVDCDEVLGVGCFLEHNTREIIADFLLLFTSPSRPLGRHRKVLQTMKCVVDGLLVKHELVYKGMLAKLCLDERGDDMSVISSVATELFSDGVTNWGRIASLLAFGAVVSKYEMESGRGHCPSIVAEEISSYLLFNQKEWLLKNNSWDGFVEFFHVPDPESSVRSALTTIVTVAGIGAVLAYLTR from the exons aTGTGCGCCCAATTGAATGCGGAAAACGGGAACCTCTCTATGATGTTTAGCCCAAAGGATTTGTCTCTAACCGTGCCTAACGTTTCATCTGGGTACAAAGAAAAGCCACTCGCTGTCGTAGCTCCTTTTCAGAGACCCATATTGAATTTAGGAATTTCTTCGGAAAACCAGCGCGGTTTGTCCGATGGCTCTTTACCAACTTCCCCCGAGGTGGACTGCGACGAAGTTCTAGGCGTCGGCTGCTTCCTGGAGCACAACACGCGAGAGATTATCGCCGATTTTCTTCTGCTCTTCACGTCGCCGTCTCGCCCTTTGGGGCGACATCGTAAGGTTTTACAGACGATGAAGTGCGTTGTAGACGGCTTGTTGGTGAAGCACGAACTTGTATATAAAG GAATGCTTGCAAAGCTGTGCTTGGACGAGAGAGGAGATGACATGAGTGTGATTAGTTCAGTGGCTACAGAGCTCTTCAGCGATGGAGTCACAAACTGGGGTCGCATTGCCAGCCTGCTGGCTTTTGGAGCAGTTGTGTCTAAATATGAGATGGAGTCTGGACGAGGGCACTGTCCAAGCATCGTGGCAGAAGAGATCTCATCATATCTCCTGTTTAATCAAAAGGAGTGGCTTCTGAAAAACAACTCGTGG GATGGCTTTGTGGAATTTTTTCACGTTCCTGATCCAGAATCTTCAGTGAGGTCCGCATTAACGACCATTGTTACTGTGGCAGGCATTGGGGCTGTTCTTGCCTACTTGACAAGATGA